Proteins from one Hydrogenophaga sp. SL48 genomic window:
- a CDS encoding MFS transporter has protein sequence MTVQDHEVPSAVNRSGAVAVVVLAVGVSCALHVGKLPVAIPLLQVELSMSLLQAGFLLSLVQLAGMSLGLLVGLLADRMGPRRVMLTGLLVLAAGSGAGAWAPSVSVLLVTRVIEGMGFLLAVLPAPGMLRLHVKDPATLARALGWWGTYMPLGTALALLLGVPAMSWMGWRAVWVLVALVSVCAAGMLAWQVPQERLESGGGGVGLWPRLHRTLRAPGPWLVALGFFLYSGQWLAVIGFLPTVYRDAGLGGGAIAGLSALAAAINMIGNVAGGRWLARGAPPGWVLAVAYAAMALGALVAFGAQGHPVWQYVAILAFSGLGGLIPGTLFGVAVVMAPGSDTVSTTVGWMQQFSALGQFTGPPAVAWLVTQVGGWHGTWMLTGASSLLGIALAAQLQRVWNRRHRPASTAG, from the coding sequence ATGACCGTCCAAGACCACGAAGTCCCATCGGCCGTCAATCGCTCCGGCGCGGTGGCGGTGGTGGTGCTGGCCGTCGGGGTCAGCTGTGCGCTGCATGTGGGCAAGCTGCCGGTGGCCATTCCGCTCCTTCAGGTGGAGCTCTCGATGAGCCTGTTGCAGGCAGGCTTCCTGTTGTCGCTGGTGCAACTCGCGGGCATGTCGCTGGGATTGTTGGTGGGCTTGCTGGCGGACCGCATGGGGCCCAGGCGCGTCATGCTGACCGGCCTGCTGGTGCTGGCCGCTGGCAGCGGAGCGGGTGCGTGGGCACCCAGTGTGTCGGTGCTGTTGGTCACGCGGGTGATCGAAGGCATGGGTTTTTTGCTGGCGGTGCTGCCTGCACCGGGCATGCTGCGCCTGCATGTGAAGGACCCGGCCACGCTGGCGCGCGCGCTGGGCTGGTGGGGCACGTACATGCCGTTGGGGACCGCATTGGCGCTGTTGCTGGGTGTGCCCGCGATGTCCTGGATGGGCTGGCGCGCGGTCTGGGTGCTTGTGGCGCTGGTGAGTGTCTGCGCGGCCGGCATGCTCGCCTGGCAAGTGCCTCAGGAGCGGCTGGAGTCGGGCGGGGGCGGCGTGGGGCTGTGGCCCAGGCTGCACCGCACCCTGCGCGCGCCGGGGCCTTGGTTGGTGGCGCTGGGATTTTTTCTGTATTCGGGCCAATGGCTGGCGGTCATTGGTTTTCTGCCCACGGTCTACCGCGACGCCGGTCTCGGTGGTGGCGCCATCGCCGGGCTCAGCGCACTGGCCGCTGCCATCAACATGATCGGCAACGTGGCCGGTGGACGCTGGTTGGCGCGCGGCGCCCCCCCGGGGTGGGTGCTTGCCGTGGCGTATGCGGCGATGGCCCTCGGTGCGCTGGTGGCCTTTGGTGCGCAAGGGCATCCGGTCTGGCAGTACGTGGCGATCCTGGCCTTCTCCGGGCTCGGCGGACTGATTCCGGGCACCCTGTTTGGGGTGGCGGTCGTGATGGCGCCCGGCAGTGACACGGTGTCCACCACCGTGGGCTGGATGCAGCAGTTCTCCGCGCTGGGTCAGTTCACGGGACCACCGGCCGTGGCATGGCTGGTCACGCAGGTGGGTGGTTGGCACGGCACGTGGATGCTGACCGGAGCCAGTTCGTTGCTGGGCATCGCACTGGCTGCGCAATTGCAGCGGGTCTGGAACCGACGCCACCGGCCTGCGTCTACCGCCGGCTGA
- the aroB gene encoding 3-dehydroquinate synthase, whose translation MNDLSSLPPLHQVPIALADRSYLIDIGHGLLDIPPDYALPQGSSALVVSNETVAPLYLERLKKSLAPHYRQVFSVLLPDGEAHKTWESLNLIFDALLSLGCDRKTVLFALGGGVVGDMTGFAAASFMRGVPFVQVPTTLLAQVDSSVGGKTAINHPLGKNMIGAFYQPQRVICDLQTLDTLPERELSAGLAEVIKYGPIADMAFLDWIEQNMDALRARDSGALAHAVGRSCEIKAHVVGQDERESGLRAILNFGHTFGHAIEAGMGYGVWLHGEAVGCGMVMATRLSMRLGLVNSDFLQRITTLVERAGLPVQAPVLDASDNGARYLSLMRMDKKSESGEIKFVLIDGHGQAMVRGAPDTVVSEVIAASCGL comes from the coding sequence ATGAACGACCTCTCATCATTGCCGCCGCTCCATCAAGTCCCCATTGCGTTGGCTGACCGTAGCTACCTCATTGACATCGGCCACGGCCTTCTGGACATTCCTCCTGACTACGCGCTTCCGCAGGGATCCTCTGCCCTGGTGGTCAGCAACGAGACGGTTGCGCCCCTGTATCTTGAGCGGTTGAAGAAGTCGCTTGCGCCTCACTACCGGCAGGTGTTCAGTGTGTTGCTTCCTGATGGTGAGGCTCACAAGACCTGGGAGTCGCTGAACCTGATCTTTGACGCGCTGCTGTCACTCGGTTGCGACCGGAAGACCGTGCTGTTTGCGTTGGGTGGCGGCGTGGTGGGCGACATGACCGGATTTGCAGCGGCGTCGTTCATGCGGGGCGTGCCCTTCGTTCAGGTGCCGACGACACTGTTGGCACAGGTGGATTCCTCCGTGGGTGGCAAGACCGCGATCAACCATCCGCTTGGAAAAAACATGATCGGCGCGTTTTACCAGCCGCAGCGGGTGATTTGCGATCTGCAGACACTCGATACCTTGCCTGAGCGGGAGTTGAGTGCGGGGCTGGCCGAGGTCATCAAGTACGGACCGATCGCCGACATGGCATTTCTCGACTGGATCGAGCAAAACATGGATGCCCTCAGGGCGCGCGATTCCGGTGCGCTGGCCCACGCGGTGGGTCGCAGCTGCGAGATCAAGGCGCACGTGGTGGGGCAGGACGAACGTGAATCCGGTTTGCGGGCCATCCTCAACTTCGGTCACACCTTTGGTCATGCCATCGAGGCGGGCATGGGGTACGGCGTGTGGCTGCACGGTGAAGCGGTGGGTTGCGGCATGGTCATGGCAACGCGTTTGTCGATGCGCCTGGGCTTGGTGAACAGCGACTTTCTTCAACGGATCACCACCCTCGTGGAGCGTGCGGGTCTTCCAGTTCAAGCACCCGTCCTGGATGCCTCAGACAACGGGGCGCGCTACCTTTCACTGATGCGGATGGACAAAAAATCCGAATCGGGCGAGATCAAGTTTGTGCTGATCGACGGGCATGGGCAAGCGATGGTGCGCGGGGCGCCAGACACCGTGGTGAGCGAGGTGATTGCAGCGAGTTGCGGTCTGTGA
- a CDS encoding shikimate kinase, protein MGLPGSGKSTVGRQLARRLSFSFLDSDQVIEQRLGCSIREFFEREGEERFRDVEESVIDELTQGSDSVLSTGGGSVLRPANRHHLHGRCRVVYLRSSPEEVFRRLRHDRNRPLLQVADPLQRLRDLYAARDPLYKEAAHYVIETGRPSVATLVNMIVMQLELSGHLQS, encoded by the coding sequence GTGGGTTTGCCGGGTTCCGGGAAATCGACAGTCGGTCGCCAATTGGCGCGCCGACTGTCTTTTTCGTTTCTGGACTCCGATCAGGTGATCGAGCAGCGACTGGGATGTTCCATACGTGAGTTTTTCGAGCGTGAGGGCGAAGAGCGTTTTCGCGACGTCGAGGAATCCGTGATCGATGAGCTGACTCAAGGTTCCGATTCTGTGTTGTCGACCGGTGGTGGCTCGGTGCTCCGGCCTGCGAATCGACATCATCTGCATGGTCGTTGCCGCGTGGTGTATCTGAGGTCTTCGCCAGAGGAGGTGTTCCGGCGATTGCGGCACGACCGAAATCGACCTTTGTTGCAAGTCGCGGATCCTCTGCAACGTCTGAGGGACTTGTACGCAGCGCGCGATCCTCTTTACAAGGAAGCAGCCCACTATGTGATCGAGACGGGCCGACCTTCGGTGGCCACCTTGGTCAACATGATCGTCATGCAGCTGGAGCTGTCGGGGCATTTGCAGTCATAG
- the pilQ gene encoding type IV pilus secretin PilQ — protein MSKTLQVKVLNMNSRNTRNFSIFVGLALASWLAQAQNAIQSLTGSVQSGVDVIRIEMSEPLQAVPAGFTIQTPARIALDFPGVVNGIGRSSVEIGQGNIRSANVVQAGDRTRVVINLSQPSAYQAKLEGKSLLLVLENGAGAAVATPATGMQASTFSTSIVSDTTALKDVDFRRGVGNSGRVVVDLANNQTGVDIRQQGKDLVVDFLKTSLPEGLRRRLDVSDFGTPVQTVVTSQVGDRVRMLVTPTGNWEHSAYQSDNQFVLEVREQKIDASKLTQGPGYNGEKLSLNFQNIEVRSLLQVIADFTNFNIVTSDSVTGAVTLRLKDVPWDQALDIILQAKGLGMRKSGNVLWIAPKDEIAAREKQELEAKASVESLETLRTQGFQMNYAKASEIAAQITSGGSGGAAQSGSSARILSLRGSVIAEPRTNQLFVTDIPSKLEQVQQLIAKLDIPVRQVLIEARIVEASDSFGRSLGARLGGSDLRGVRGGEAGYPAAGANRVAIGGSYNAVSSTTTESVNTMDTTNTSFVNLPSSGVGGFLPAAFAVSLFSSAANRFLNLEISALEADGRGKIVSSPRVVTADQVKALIEQGTEFPYQTATSSGATAVAFRKANLKLEVTPQITPEGGIILDVDINKDSRGETTAAGIAIDTKHVQTQVLVENGGTVVIGGIFSEESRDTVTKVPLLGDIPILGNLFKNKNNSTNKTELLIFLTPRSISSGDVARR, from the coding sequence ATGAGTAAAACGCTTCAGGTGAAGGTTCTCAATATGAACTCAAGAAACACCCGCAACTTTTCCATATTCGTGGGACTGGCTCTGGCGAGCTGGCTTGCGCAAGCTCAAAATGCCATCCAGTCGTTGACAGGGAGTGTCCAGTCCGGAGTGGATGTGATCCGGATCGAGATGTCTGAACCGCTTCAAGCCGTTCCTGCAGGGTTCACCATTCAAACACCAGCCCGTATCGCTTTGGACTTTCCTGGCGTGGTGAATGGCATTGGTCGCAGTTCTGTCGAGATTGGACAGGGGAATATTCGTTCAGCGAATGTCGTTCAAGCCGGTGATCGGACGAGGGTGGTCATTAACTTGAGTCAACCTTCTGCCTACCAAGCAAAGCTGGAAGGTAAATCGCTTTTGTTGGTGTTGGAGAACGGGGCTGGCGCTGCGGTCGCCACTCCTGCGACCGGAATGCAAGCTTCCACTTTTTCAACCAGTATTGTGAGCGATACCACGGCATTGAAGGATGTGGATTTCCGGCGAGGCGTGGGGAACTCTGGGCGGGTGGTCGTCGACTTGGCCAACAATCAGACCGGCGTGGACATTCGACAGCAAGGCAAGGACCTGGTCGTTGATTTCCTCAAAACGTCCCTGCCTGAAGGCTTGCGCAGGAGGCTGGACGTGTCTGATTTCGGCACACCAGTGCAGACGGTCGTGACCAGTCAGGTGGGAGATCGTGTGCGCATGTTGGTCACTCCGACCGGCAACTGGGAGCATTCTGCGTATCAGAGCGACAATCAGTTTGTGCTGGAAGTTAGAGAGCAAAAAATTGACGCCTCAAAATTGACCCAAGGTCCTGGCTACAACGGTGAAAAGCTTTCCCTCAATTTTCAGAATATTGAGGTTCGATCCCTGCTGCAGGTGATTGCTGATTTCACCAACTTCAACATTGTTACATCCGACTCTGTGACTGGGGCGGTGACCTTGCGACTGAAAGATGTTCCCTGGGATCAGGCGTTGGACATCATTCTGCAGGCCAAAGGTCTTGGTATGCGCAAGAGCGGCAATGTTCTTTGGATTGCCCCCAAGGATGAGATCGCTGCTCGGGAGAAGCAAGAGCTGGAAGCCAAAGCTTCGGTTGAAAGCCTTGAAACCTTGCGTACCCAGGGCTTTCAGATGAATTACGCCAAGGCCAGTGAAATTGCAGCGCAAATCACAAGCGGTGGATCTGGAGGGGCGGCTCAGAGCGGGAGCAGCGCGAGAATATTGTCGCTCAGAGGAAGCGTGATCGCTGAGCCACGCACCAATCAGCTGTTCGTCACCGATATTCCCTCCAAGTTGGAGCAGGTTCAGCAGTTGATCGCCAAACTCGATATCCCCGTTCGACAGGTACTGATCGAAGCGAGAATCGTTGAGGCCAGTGATTCATTTGGCCGCTCTCTCGGCGCCCGTCTGGGCGGATCTGATTTGCGCGGTGTGCGTGGAGGGGAGGCTGGATACCCTGCGGCAGGGGCAAACCGGGTCGCCATTGGTGGCAGCTACAATGCAGTGTCCAGTACGACAACTGAGTCGGTCAATACAATGGACACGACGAACACCAGTTTTGTGAATTTGCCTTCTTCCGGTGTTGGTGGTTTCCTGCCAGCCGCGTTTGCTGTTTCGTTGTTCAGTTCGGCAGCAAATCGGTTCTTGAATCTGGAAATTTCTGCATTGGAGGCCGACGGCCGAGGGAAAATCGTTTCAAGCCCTCGCGTTGTCACTGCTGATCAGGTGAAAGCGCTGATCGAGCAAGGTACCGAGTTCCCCTACCAAACGGCCACTTCGAGTGGTGCAACGGCTGTTGCATTCCGCAAGGCCAACCTCAAGCTGGAAGTGACCCCTCAAATTACGCCGGAAGGCGGAATCATCCTGGATGTGGACATCAACAAAGACAGTCGAGGTGAGACCACTGCTGCGGGTATTGCCATTGACACCAAACACGTGCAGACCCAGGTGTTGGTCGAAAATGGTGGCACGGTGGTGATCGGTGGTATTTTTTCTGAAGAATCCCGCGATACGGTGACCAAAGTTCCTCTTCTGGGTGATATCCCCATCCTGGGGAATTTGTTCAAGAACAAAAACAATTCAACCAACAAGACTGAATTGTTGATCTTCCTGACACCCCGTTCCATCAGCAGTGGTGACGTGGCCCGTCGTTGA
- a CDS encoding transposase, translated as MARLARLTLAGQVHHVMLRGNNRQPVVRDDADRQTLLDMLAEQALRHRVAMHAYVLTDNQFQLLLTPESAEGVPKMMQAVGRSYVRYFNTRHGRSGTLWEGRYRSTLIQPERHLLGCMTCMDLEPVRERLVDDPASFTWSSHRHHIGQLHDKRIATHPLYWRLGNTPFAREAAYAELVRSGLTAPQIEAMARAVWHGWPLGDATFVASLQQQTDRRLTPAKAGRPAKTSSSTSAS; from the coding sequence ATGGCGCGACTGGCTCGACTGACCCTGGCGGGGCAGGTTCATCACGTGATGCTGCGTGGCAACAACCGCCAACCGGTGGTGCGGGACGACGCCGACCGGCAGACCCTGCTGGACATGTTGGCCGAGCAGGCTTTGCGCCATCGGGTGGCCATGCACGCCTACGTGTTGACCGACAACCAGTTCCAGCTGCTGCTCACCCCGGAGTCTGCGGAGGGGGTGCCCAAGATGATGCAGGCCGTGGGGCGCAGCTATGTGCGGTATTTCAACACCCGCCATGGGCGCAGCGGCACCCTGTGGGAAGGGCGCTACCGCTCGACCCTGATCCAGCCCGAGCGCCATCTGCTGGGCTGCATGACCTGCATGGATCTGGAGCCGGTGAGGGAGCGCCTGGTGGATGACCCCGCCTCTTTCACATGGTCCAGCCATCGCCACCACATCGGGCAGCTTCACGACAAACGCATCGCAACGCACCCCCTGTACTGGCGGCTGGGGAACACCCCCTTTGCGCGCGAGGCCGCGTACGCCGAATTGGTGCGTTCGGGCCTGACCGCGCCGCAGATCGAAGCGATGGCCCGGGCGGTGTGGCACGGCTGGCCCCTGGGCGACGCAACATTCGTGGCCTCGCTCCAGCAACAAACCGATCGTCGCCTGACGCCGGCCAAAGCAGGGCGCCCCGCAAAGACCAGCTCATCCACCTCGGCTTCTTGA
- a CDS encoding deoxyguanosinetriphosphate triphosphohydrolase, whose amino-acid sequence MAPLASFASWPEHSRGRRFAEADAPTRSVFQRDRDRIIHSTAFRRLVYKTQVFLNHEGDLFRTRLTHSLEVAQLGRSIARTLCLNEDLVEAIALAHDLGHTPFGHAGQDALNASMKSARPEFTEDDGQWGFEHNLQSLRVVDALEERYPAFDGLNLTFETREGILKHCSRANAERLLSSDHSAVAARFVHGGSPSLEAQLCNLADEIAYNAHDIDDGVRSGLLSLDQVAEVPLFARYLDQALAAYPQLQGRRLLFESIRLMLSDQVYDVIDTTRECIRVSGVHGPDDVRALTAPLVAFSPDMKAQSQVLKSFLLRNLYRHPQVMETTERAARVVSELFALYLDQPHELPPGQGSGPARARVVADYIAGMTDRFAIREHQRLSGTVLFP is encoded by the coding sequence ATGGCTCCCCTGGCTTCATTCGCGAGCTGGCCCGAACACAGTCGGGGTCGGCGTTTTGCCGAAGCGGACGCACCGACCCGATCGGTGTTCCAGCGCGACCGCGACCGCATCATCCACTCCACCGCGTTTCGGCGACTGGTCTATAAAACCCAGGTGTTCCTGAATCACGAGGGCGACCTGTTTCGCACGCGACTGACCCACTCACTGGAGGTGGCGCAACTCGGAAGAAGCATCGCACGCACACTCTGTCTCAACGAAGACCTGGTGGAGGCAATTGCTCTGGCTCACGACCTCGGGCACACCCCGTTTGGGCACGCGGGTCAGGATGCGCTGAACGCTTCCATGAAGTCTGCGCGCCCTGAATTCACGGAGGACGACGGGCAATGGGGGTTCGAGCACAACCTGCAGAGCCTGCGCGTGGTCGATGCGCTGGAGGAGCGCTACCCCGCTTTTGACGGACTCAACCTCACCTTTGAAACGCGGGAGGGGATTCTGAAGCACTGCTCCCGCGCCAACGCCGAGCGGCTCCTGTCGAGCGATCACAGTGCTGTGGCCGCGCGGTTTGTCCACGGTGGTTCGCCTTCCCTGGAGGCGCAGTTGTGCAACCTGGCTGACGAAATCGCCTACAACGCGCACGACATCGACGACGGCGTGCGCTCGGGGCTGCTGAGCCTGGATCAGGTGGCCGAGGTGCCCCTGTTCGCTCGCTACCTGGATCAGGCGTTGGCGGCCTATCCGCAGCTGCAGGGTCGGCGCTTGTTGTTCGAGTCGATCCGCTTGATGCTCAGCGATCAGGTCTACGATGTGATCGACACCACGCGCGAGTGCATCCGTGTGTCGGGTGTGCACGGCCCGGACGATGTCAGGGCTCTGACGGCACCGCTGGTGGCGTTTTCACCCGACATGAAAGCCCAGTCCCAGGTGCTCAAGTCGTTTTTGCTGCGCAACCTGTACCGCCATCCGCAGGTCATGGAAACGACGGAACGGGCGGCGCGGGTGGTCAGTGAGCTGTTCGCGCTCTATCTGGATCAACCACACGAGTTGCCACCGGGCCAGGGTTCTGGACCCGCTCGCGCCCGGGTCGTGGCCGATTACATCGCGGGCATGACCGACCGGTTCGCCATCCGTGAGCACCAGCGGCTCAGCGGCACCGTGCTGTTTCCTTGA